One Rhodobacteraceae bacterium M385 genomic region harbors:
- the kdsA gene encoding 3-deoxy-8-phosphooctulonate synthase: MKTVEIGSLSVSNAAPLLVIAGPCQLESMDHARMIAGHMAQVCADAGAQFVFKGSYDKANRTSLSGKRGLGMDEGLRILSTIREEFGCPVLTDIHTPEQCAPVAEAVDILQIPAFLCRQTDLLLAAGETGAAINIKKGQFLAPWDMQNVAEKVASTGNERLMLTERGVSFGYNALVADMRSLPEMAKTGYPVIMDATHAVAQPGGLGGSSGGQREFAPVLARAAVALGIGGVFLETHEDPDTAPSDGPNMIRLDDMAGVINTLMALDAVAKANPVRL; encoded by the coding sequence ATGAAAACGGTAGAGATCGGATCGCTTAGCGTCTCGAACGCGGCACCTTTGCTGGTAATCGCTGGCCCTTGCCAGTTGGAAAGCATGGATCACGCGCGGATGATTGCCGGCCATATGGCGCAGGTCTGTGCCGATGCGGGCGCGCAGTTCGTGTTCAAAGGCAGCTACGACAAGGCAAACCGCACCTCCCTTTCCGGCAAGCGTGGCCTTGGAATGGATGAGGGGTTGCGCATTCTGTCCACCATCCGAGAAGAATTCGGCTGCCCGGTGCTGACCGACATCCACACGCCCGAACAATGCGCCCCGGTGGCCGAAGCCGTCGATATCCTGCAAATCCCCGCCTTCCTGTGTCGCCAGACGGACCTTCTTCTGGCCGCAGGCGAAACCGGTGCCGCGATCAACATCAAGAAGGGACAATTTCTCGCCCCCTGGGACATGCAGAACGTGGCCGAAAAGGTCGCCAGCACGGGAAATGAGCGCCTAATGCTGACCGAGCGGGGCGTTTCCTTTGGCTATAACGCGCTTGTGGCCGACATGCGGTCCCTGCCCGAGATGGCGAAAACCGGCTACCCAGTGATCATGGACGCGACCCACGCCGTGGCGCAGCCCGGCGGGCTTGGTGGGTCATCAGGCGGGCAACGGGAGTTTGCCCCCGTGCTGGCGCGTGCCGCCGTGGCCTTGGGCATCGGCGGAGTGTTCCTGGAGACTCACGAAGACCCCGACACCGCACCGTCTGATGGGCCTAACATGATCCGGCTGGATGATATGGCGGGGGTCATCAACACGCTGATGGCGCTGGACGCTGTCGCTAAAGCGAACCCGGTGCGACTGTGA
- a CDS encoding permease, producing MADQSLTPRLLPTLWGRVDRVALTGVLILLVLALFDRPAVVPTIEETLEHFWGTLPFILFAVLAIGYMKATGSERLLDGAFQGRETRMILMGAIVGGLSPFCSCQVIPFVAALLAAGAPLSAVMAFWLASPLMDPAMFSITAGGIGFDFAVAKTIAAVGLGVLGGLTVKLLANSAVFADPLREQPAAAGCCSAKKMTLNWKFWQDDDRRSIFGRTTWDNLLFLGKWLLFAYLLQSLLISYVPADLIAQVIGGDGLTPILLGALVGAPAYLNGYAAVPLVGGLMEQGMSPGAGMAFMVAGGVSCIPAAVAVWALVKPRVFIAYIGLALTGAVIAGIGWSLVA from the coding sequence ATGGCTGATCAATCCCTTACCCCCCGGCTGTTGCCCACTCTCTGGGGCCGGGTGGACCGTGTGGCGCTGACCGGCGTGCTCATCCTTCTGGTTCTCGCGCTGTTCGACCGCCCCGCCGTGGTGCCGACGATCGAGGAAACGCTCGAACACTTCTGGGGCACCCTGCCCTTCATCCTCTTCGCGGTGCTGGCCATTGGCTATATGAAAGCCACCGGGTCCGAGCGCCTGTTGGACGGCGCCTTTCAGGGCCGCGAAACCCGGATGATCCTGATGGGGGCAATCGTTGGCGGGCTCTCGCCGTTCTGCTCCTGCCAAGTCATCCCCTTCGTCGCCGCCCTTCTGGCTGCGGGCGCGCCACTTTCAGCGGTCATGGCGTTCTGGCTCGCCTCGCCCCTGATGGACCCTGCGATGTTCTCGATCACGGCGGGCGGCATCGGCTTTGACTTCGCCGTGGCCAAAACCATCGCCGCCGTGGGCCTTGGGGTCTTGGGAGGGCTGACTGTGAAACTGCTGGCCAACAGTGCCGTCTTCGCCGACCCTTTGCGCGAACAACCTGCCGCGGCGGGCTGCTGTAGCGCCAAGAAAATGACCCTGAACTGGAAGTTCTGGCAGGATGACGACAGGCGAAGCATCTTTGGGCGCACGACTTGGGATAACCTTCTGTTCTTGGGCAAATGGTTGCTGTTTGCCTACCTGTTGCAATCGCTCCTGATATCCTACGTGCCCGCAGACCTTATCGCGCAGGTCATCGGCGGCGACGGCCTGACGCCGATCCTTCTGGGGGCCTTGGTGGGCGCGCCTGCCTACCTCAACGGCTACGCCGCTGTCCCGCTTGTCGGAGGTCTGATGGAGCAGGGCATGAGCCCCGGCGCAGGCATGGCCTTCATGGTCGCAGGCGGCGTTAGCTGCATCCCCGCTGCCGTCGCTGTCTGGGCACTGGTGAAACCGCGCGTCTTCATCGCCTACATCGGCCTTGCCCTGACCGGCGCCGTGATTGCCGGGATCGGTTGGAGCCTTGTCGCTTAA
- a CDS encoding preprotein translocase subunit SecA, protein MAQRATLKAFARSRQRPVRREVAPLSRMRLFWDEWIAWRLATRSDRIGAMQKAIASQRSRYEGLEADALHALFAKPLRAEDLMDATQGAERFCAVLEVFRRETGLRLRDNQIECALRLLSGTCVELRTGEGKTLAAGMAAITAASVGVSVHVVTVNDYLAQRDHELIAPMARFVGVSSAVMQQDDKDDDRRVGYDHDIIYGTNKIVVFDHLRDKREQRTLGDSHRPRQTGQALAIIDEADSVLIDDATVPMILSEPADPPPAVDMYLFRQLVEFAAALTEGAERVRDKRGSWRLTTRGLGLLERAASGWRHPLARTSDIIELAETALMARYGFLEGVAYIVQDDEIVMIDQATGRLMPDRKWDYGLQQMVELVAGVPPSNETRTVGQITQQTYFRQYRILSGLTGTAKECRGEFWAIYGLAVWPVAPHAKSQLQGSRLKVFRTEAQKWEAVARRAIDVAKTRAVLIGLNDVAESAALQATFARLQREVAVLDALSEAQEAELVACAGIQGTITIATHLAGRGTDISLSKDVKAAGGLHVIIGSVMPSGRLERQLYGRAGRQGDPGSYDTMVSLQDRGLIEGAFSLARRGATWLLRLGAFPARSLSQIQADRDRRSRTMRRQTLLREQDMIKRLGYR, encoded by the coding sequence ATGGCGCAGCGCGCGACATTGAAGGCTTTCGCCCGTTCCCGGCAGCGCCCGGTGCGCCGCGAAGTGGCCCCTCTGTCGCGGATGCGGTTGTTCTGGGATGAATGGATCGCTTGGCGGCTGGCCACGCGGTCTGACCGCATCGGGGCCATGCAGAAGGCCATCGCCAGCCAGCGGAGCCGCTATGAAGGATTGGAAGCGGACGCGCTACATGCGCTTTTTGCCAAGCCGCTGAGGGCCGAGGATTTGATGGACGCCACCCAAGGCGCGGAACGCTTCTGCGCGGTGCTGGAAGTGTTTCGTCGGGAAACGGGTCTGCGCTTGCGCGACAACCAAATCGAATGCGCGCTGCGCCTTCTGTCGGGGACTTGCGTAGAGCTGCGAACTGGTGAAGGGAAGACACTCGCGGCGGGCATGGCGGCGATCACGGCGGCAAGTGTTGGCGTGTCGGTCCATGTGGTGACGGTGAATGACTATCTGGCGCAACGCGACCACGAGCTGATCGCCCCGATGGCGCGTTTTGTTGGCGTAAGCTCGGCAGTCATGCAGCAGGACGACAAGGACGATGACCGGCGCGTGGGCTACGATCACGACATCATCTACGGCACCAACAAGATCGTGGTGTTTGACCATCTGCGCGACAAACGCGAGCAACGCACCTTGGGCGATAGTCATCGGCCCCGGCAAACCGGGCAGGCGCTTGCGATTATTGATGAGGCGGACTCGGTCCTGATAGATGACGCAACCGTGCCGATGATCCTGTCCGAGCCTGCGGACCCACCTCCGGCGGTGGACATGTATCTGTTCCGTCAGCTTGTTGAATTCGCAGCGGCTTTGACCGAGGGCGCGGAACGTGTCCGCGATAAGCGCGGCAGTTGGCGTTTGACCACGCGAGGTCTCGGCTTGTTGGAACGTGCGGCTTCGGGCTGGCGCCATCCCCTGGCAAGAACCTCGGACATTATCGAACTGGCAGAGACAGCGCTGATGGCGCGCTATGGGTTCCTGGAGGGGGTCGCCTACATCGTGCAAGACGATGAGATCGTGATGATCGACCAGGCCACGGGGCGGCTGATGCCGGATCGAAAGTGGGACTACGGCTTGCAGCAAATGGTCGAATTGGTCGCGGGCGTGCCGCCCAGTAATGAGACCCGCACCGTCGGGCAGATCACGCAACAGACCTATTTTCGCCAGTACCGTATTCTGTCCGGGCTGACGGGAACCGCCAAGGAATGCAGGGGAGAGTTCTGGGCCATCTACGGTCTGGCCGTCTGGCCCGTCGCCCCCCATGCCAAAAGCCAGTTGCAGGGGAGCCGCCTGAAAGTATTCCGCACCGAGGCTCAGAAATGGGAGGCCGTCGCCCGCCGCGCCATAGACGTGGCAAAGACACGCGCGGTGCTGATCGGCTTGAATGACGTGGCCGAAAGCGCCGCGTTGCAAGCGACCTTCGCCCGGTTGCAACGCGAAGTCGCCGTTCTTGATGCATTGTCAGAGGCGCAGGAGGCAGAGCTGGTGGCCTGCGCGGGCATACAGGGCACGATCACGATCGCCACCCACTTGGCGGGCCGTGGCACCGACATTTCCTTGTCGAAGGACGTAAAGGCAGCGGGCGGACTGCATGTCATAATCGGCTCTGTCATGCCCTCGGGGCGGTTGGAGCGGCAGCTTTATGGGCGGGCCGGGCGGCAGGGTGATCCGGGCAGCTATGACACGATGGTCAGCCTTCAGGACCGCGGGTTGATCGAGGGGGCCTTTTCCCTCGCGCGGCGCGGTGCGACGTGGTTGCTGCGTCTGGGCGCGTTTCCCGCCCGAAGCCTGTCGCAGATTCAAGCAGATCGGGATCGCAGATCGCGGACAATGCGGCGGCAGACACTACTGCGCGAACAGGATATGATTAAACGGTTGGGCTATCGCTAA
- a CDS encoding mechanosensitive ion channel, translating into MLRPLLASLLAVALCGPVLAQTEGSQPDGTIAVESDRAQDFATRDRIMDILGQLEGYDDVRATVSNGIVTLRGTVVDATRITALNELVARVEGVVAIENTVAESTDVVERLNPALDRMQERVAQVIAFSPLILVALTAGVLMWLFGFWLAKRSWPWDRIAPNAFIADIYRQIVRLVFVVLGIVLALDLLNATALLGTILGAAGIVGLAIGFAVRDTVENFISSIMLSIRQPFRPKDLVEIEGDLGHVIRLTSRATILLSLDGNHIRIPNATVFKSRIINYTRNDERRFTFLVGVDPAADIAEAQRIILSALKELPFLLETPGPGVWVEGLGASTIDITAAGWIKQHETGIGMAKGEAIRVVKARLEAAGIALPEPTYRLLGAELPATTDATPAPSKPAAAQVEVQNVGTEEGVALEQIIEAEREALPDDDLLRREAPQE; encoded by the coding sequence CTGCTTAGACCCCTCCTCGCGTCGCTCCTCGCAGTGGCCCTATGTGGGCCGGTTCTGGCGCAGACGGAAGGCAGCCAACCTGACGGCACGATTGCCGTGGAAAGCGACCGGGCCCAAGACTTCGCCACCCGCGACCGGATTATGGATATCCTTGGCCAGCTTGAGGGCTACGATGATGTACGCGCGACAGTCTCCAACGGGATCGTCACCCTGCGCGGAACGGTGGTGGACGCCACCCGCATCACCGCCCTGAATGAGTTGGTCGCCCGTGTCGAAGGCGTGGTGGCGATAGAAAACACCGTCGCCGAAAGCACCGACGTGGTGGAGCGGTTGAACCCCGCCCTCGACCGTATGCAGGAGCGGGTAGCGCAGGTGATCGCTTTCTCTCCGCTGATCCTTGTGGCTCTGACGGCGGGCGTCTTGATGTGGCTGTTCGGGTTCTGGTTGGCCAAACGATCATGGCCCTGGGACCGAATCGCCCCCAATGCCTTTATCGCTGACATTTACCGCCAGATCGTGCGCTTGGTCTTTGTCGTGCTTGGCATCGTGCTGGCGCTTGACCTGTTGAACGCGACGGCGCTTCTGGGCACGATCCTTGGGGCGGCAGGTATCGTCGGCCTCGCCATTGGTTTCGCCGTCCGCGACACGGTGGAAAATTTTATCTCTTCCATCATGCTGTCGATCCGCCAACCGTTTCGCCCCAAAGACTTGGTGGAGATTGAGGGCGATCTGGGCCACGTCATCCGTCTGACGAGCCGGGCCACGATTCTGCTGAGCCTTGACGGCAACCACATCCGCATCCCCAACGCGACGGTCTTCAAATCCCGCATCATCAACTATACTCGAAACGATGAGCGCCGCTTTACCTTCCTCGTGGGGGTCGATCCGGCCGCTGATATTGCCGAGGCGCAGCGGATCATCCTGTCTGCCCTGAAAGAACTGCCCTTCTTGCTGGAAACCCCCGGCCCCGGCGTATGGGTGGAAGGGCTTGGCGCCTCGACCATCGACATCACGGCGGCGGGTTGGATCAAGCAGCACGAAACCGGCATCGGCATGGCAAAGGGAGAGGCCATTCGCGTGGTCAAAGCCCGTTTGGAGGCCGCTGGCATCGCCCTGCCGGAACCAACATACCGCCTGCTTGGCGCGGAACTGCCTGCCACAACCGATGCAACGCCCGCCCCCTCCAAGCCCGCCGCCGCACAGGTAGAAGTGCAGAACGTAGGAACCGAGGAAGGTGTCGCACTTGAACAGATTATCGAGGCCGAACGCGAAGCCCTGCCCGATGATGACCTCCTCCGCCGGGAAGCTCCGCAAGAATAG
- a CDS encoding ATP-binding cassette domain-containing protein → MLEFSGVSKSFWTGERRKVILDRASFRVDIGYSMGILAPNGTGKTTLINMMCGLEKPDEGTITRNARISFPLGFMGGVITRLSAMENARYIAQLYGLDPDYVEAFCRWVCGIEEYFDMPVGTYSSGMRGRFNFSLLLALEFDIYLIDEGMPNSTDAEFNRRAGGILAERLKNATVIIVSHQATTLEKFARRAAVLRDGKLYQFDTLEEAKQLYDYETQS, encoded by the coding sequence ATGTTGGAGTTTTCAGGAGTTTCGAAATCCTTTTGGACCGGAGAGCGCCGTAAGGTGATCCTCGACCGGGCCTCTTTTCGTGTGGATATCGGCTACTCCATGGGCATTCTGGCGCCCAACGGCACCGGCAAAACGACACTCATCAACATGATGTGCGGACTGGAAAAGCCCGATGAGGGCACGATCACGCGCAACGCCCGCATCTCGTTTCCACTCGGATTCATGGGCGGTGTCATCACCAGATTGTCCGCCATGGAAAACGCCCGCTACATTGCGCAGCTCTATGGGTTGGACCCCGACTACGTGGAGGCATTCTGCCGTTGGGTCTGCGGGATCGAAGAGTATTTCGACATGCCCGTGGGCACCTATTCATCGGGGATGCGGGGCCGATTCAACTTCTCTCTCCTTTTGGCGTTGGAATTTGATATCTATCTGATTGACGAAGGGATGCCGAATTCCACAGACGCCGAATTCAATCGGCGCGCCGGTGGTATCCTTGCAGAGCGGCTGAAGAACGCGACCGTGATTATCGTGTCGCACCAAGCCACAACGCTAGAAAAATTTGCGCGTCGCGCAGCCGTTCTTCGGGATGGCAAACTATATCAGTTCGACACGCTGGAAGAGGCTAAGCAGCTTTATGACTACGAAACCCAAAGCTAG
- a CDS encoding efflux RND transporter periplasmic adaptor subunit, with the protein MTRMGMKVAVAIVGLLLAGPAAAQMAAPLTCLLVPARTSDIGSDRSGIVIAVEVTRGDFVEAGDPLVHFDTRLAEADLQVAQITIDGLQERLGRSEGLLNRNLISRDEIEALRTDLALASAEQARAQIEVERGTIRAPFAGYVAEVAIAVGELIGPEPLLRIIEVSELEAELVFLAGAFGEFSIGQDIALSVELTQANVAASVTAIDPFIDPTSNTFTVRAGIDNSDRAIPAGSSCAVAN; encoded by the coding sequence ATGACTCGGATGGGAATGAAGGTGGCTGTTGCCATAGTGGGTTTGCTGCTGGCCGGGCCGGCGGCGGCGCAAATGGCCGCGCCTTTGACTTGCCTGTTGGTGCCCGCACGCACCAGCGACATCGGCTCGGACCGCAGCGGCATTGTCATCGCCGTAGAGGTCACGCGCGGCGATTTCGTAGAAGCAGGCGACCCCTTGGTGCATTTCGATACCCGCTTGGCCGAGGCGGATTTACAAGTGGCCCAGATCACCATCGACGGCCTGCAAGAACGCCTTGGTCGCAGCGAAGGCCTGTTGAACCGCAACCTGATTTCCCGCGATGAGATTGAAGCCTTGCGCACCGATCTGGCCCTTGCCAGTGCCGAACAGGCGCGCGCACAGATTGAGGTCGAACGCGGCACCATTCGCGCCCCTTTCGCTGGATACGTCGCCGAAGTCGCGATCGCCGTGGGTGAATTGATAGGGCCCGAGCCTTTGTTGCGGATCATCGAGGTGAGCGAGCTGGAAGCCGAACTGGTGTTCCTTGCCGGCGCATTCGGTGAGTTTTCCATCGGCCAAGACATCGCTTTGTCGGTGGAGCTGACCCAAGCCAATGTGGCCGCCTCGGTCACGGCGATTGACCCGTTTATCGACCCTACGTCCAACACCTTCACCGTCAGGGCCGGGATCGACAATTCGGACCGTGCGATCCCTGCGGGCAGTAGCTGTGCTGTGGCGAATTAG
- a CDS encoding capsule biosynthesis protein: MTTKPKARKFRIRRTDGDAPGGAAQAAEAIDARAAATGTTASAAAAAAAASVAAARSPRVAPQPEVEDTSLPSHTEDGFGDMALPGSAAADKAQGAARVADSPQSLEAELAAIRSEGLTGRQLRMARRSAQKHGLSPSSDFDAVRQLRKRGIDPFGQSNMLELVINENQNAAAPAGAPAGGNTLPVRAATAQVPATQVGAAPPAGVAHTAESRAAEIMGVQRDIANRRRRKLIQLATRLALFVFLPTMLVSYYYYAVATPLFATNTEFVIQKAEASSGGSGLGGLLGGSSFATVQESITVQSYLESREAMLRLDEELGFRDHFSGDDIDPLVRLAPDASDEQMYSTYLRNLTIGYDPTEGLIRMEVRAADAETSQAFSEALIGYAEERVDQMSSRLREDQMAGAREGFQEAEERSLQAQMRVLELQEQRGVLSAEAEVNQVFNQIGVYEMQLTEERLRLAEINAASRPNSTRVQVAEANIARYETLIAQLRASLTNETAGEVSLARIQSELVIAQADLETRQLMLTEALQAMESARTEANRQSLYISMGVFPIAPDEAAYPKAFEKTLLALVVFSGIYLLISMTASILREQVSS, translated from the coding sequence ATGACTACGAAACCCAAAGCTAGGAAGTTCCGCATTCGCCGCACAGACGGCGACGCACCGGGCGGCGCAGCGCAAGCGGCTGAGGCCATAGACGCGCGCGCGGCCGCCACAGGAACGACGGCGAGCGCGGCGGCAGCAGCAGCGGCGGCAAGTGTCGCGGCGGCACGCTCGCCCCGTGTGGCGCCACAGCCTGAGGTTGAAGACACAAGCCTGCCTAGCCACACAGAAGACGGTTTCGGCGACATGGCGCTGCCGGGATCTGCGGCCGCGGACAAGGCGCAAGGCGCGGCCCGCGTAGCAGATAGCCCGCAATCCCTAGAGGCCGAATTGGCCGCGATCCGGTCCGAGGGTTTGACAGGACGGCAACTACGAATGGCCCGCCGGTCTGCGCAGAAACATGGTCTTAGCCCCTCGTCCGACTTTGACGCGGTGCGCCAATTGCGCAAACGCGGGATAGACCCCTTCGGGCAGTCCAACATGCTGGAATTGGTTATCAACGAAAACCAAAACGCAGCCGCCCCCGCCGGTGCCCCCGCTGGGGGCAACACGCTACCGGTGCGGGCCGCCACGGCGCAGGTGCCCGCTACCCAAGTTGGTGCAGCCCCGCCCGCAGGCGTCGCCCATACCGCCGAATCCCGCGCGGCCGAGATCATGGGCGTGCAGCGCGACATCGCCAATCGCCGCCGCCGCAAGTTGATCCAATTGGCCACGCGGCTGGCATTGTTCGTTTTCCTGCCCACGATGCTGGTCAGCTATTACTACTACGCCGTTGCCACGCCTCTTTTTGCCACCAACACGGAATTCGTGATCCAAAAGGCCGAAGCCTCGTCCGGTGGCAGTGGGCTAGGCGGGCTGTTGGGGGGCTCCAGCTTTGCGACGGTTCAGGAATCGATCACAGTGCAAAGCTATCTGGAAAGCCGCGAAGCGATGCTGCGGCTGGATGAGGAATTGGGCTTCCGCGATCACTTCTCGGGCGATGATATTGATCCGCTCGTGCGCTTGGCCCCCGATGCCTCGGACGAGCAGATGTATAGCACCTATCTGCGCAACCTGACGATCGGCTATGACCCGACAGAGGGTCTGATCCGCATGGAAGTCCGCGCCGCCGATGCCGAAACCTCGCAAGCGTTTTCAGAGGCGCTGATCGGCTACGCCGAAGAGCGGGTGGACCAAATGTCATCGCGCCTGCGCGAGGACCAAATGGCCGGGGCCCGCGAAGGTTTCCAAGAGGCCGAAGAACGGTCCTTGCAAGCGCAGATGCGGGTGCTGGAACTGCAAGAGCAACGGGGCGTTTTGTCGGCGGAAGCCGAGGTAAACCAAGTGTTTAACCAGATCGGCGTCTATGAAATGCAACTGACCGAAGAACGCCTGCGCTTGGCCGAGATCAACGCCGCGTCCCGGCCCAATTCGACTCGCGTGCAAGTGGCCGAGGCCAACATTGCCCGCTATGAGACCCTGATCGCGCAACTTCGCGCTTCATTGACGAATGAAACCGCGGGCGAGGTCTCCCTTGCGCGCATCCAATCGGAACTGGTGATTGCCCAAGCCGATCTGGAAACCCGTCAATTGATGCTGACAGAAGCGCTGCAAGCGATGGAATCGGCCCGTACGGAAGCGAACCGCCAGTCGCTCTATATCTCGATGGGCGTGTTCCCGATCGCCCCCGACGAGGCCGCCTATCCAAAGGCGTTTGAAAAGACGCTGCTTGCACTTGTCGTCTTTTCTGGCATCTACCTTTTGATATCAATGACCGCCTCGATCCTGCGTGAACAGGTAAGTTCCTGA
- a CDS encoding Na+/H+ antiporter NhaA, whose product MYRVWDFINGYSLLLITGAIIALIWANIDITSYHGFTEFVIWADAPIGHLHDDGQGHITRELTLHYLVNDVLMALFFAIAAKEVWEAVVLENGALRGKKAATPLVATLGGMIGPIAVYLGIAYFMGSTTFDAVANGWAIPTATDIAFSYLIGRMVFGAGHPAVRFLLLLAIADDAAGLLILAVFYPSSDLAPVWLLLSFGAAISVYVLANWLPRYLDRGDQVRRRSTWARKKLSFWPYLLAGCASWYGFMQAGLHPALGLLPIVLTIPHADRAFGIFSAAEVHLHDLLNTIEHALKHPVEIILGLFGLVNAGVAFSAMGEATWLVLAGLLIGKPAGIFLFGWLAAKPLGLGLPKGMRMIDLVVIGCVAAIGFTVSLFVASVAFEAGPVQDAAKMGALLSFGAAAISLVMGKITRVQKRAL is encoded by the coding sequence ATGTATCGGGTTTGGGACTTCATCAACGGCTATTCGCTGCTTTTGATCACAGGCGCGATCATCGCGTTGATTTGGGCGAATATCGACATCACCAGCTACCACGGGTTTACCGAGTTCGTGATCTGGGCCGATGCCCCGATCGGCCACCTGCACGATGACGGCCAAGGTCACATCACCCGAGAGTTGACCCTGCATTACCTGGTGAACGACGTGCTTATGGCGCTGTTTTTCGCCATCGCCGCGAAAGAGGTGTGGGAGGCCGTGGTGCTTGAGAACGGCGCCTTGCGCGGCAAGAAGGCGGCCACGCCCTTGGTTGCAACCCTTGGGGGTATGATTGGACCGATCGCTGTCTATCTTGGCATCGCTTACTTCATGGGCTCCACCACCTTTGACGCGGTGGCAAACGGATGGGCCATTCCCACCGCGACGGACATTGCCTTTTCCTACCTGATTGGTCGCATGGTCTTTGGCGCGGGCCACCCGGCGGTGCGTTTCCTGCTTCTGCTGGCGATTGCCGATGACGCGGCAGGCTTGTTGATTTTGGCGGTTTTCTACCCCTCGAGCGATTTGGCCCCGGTTTGGCTTCTGCTGTCCTTTGGGGCGGCGATCAGCGTCTATGTGCTCGCGAACTGGCTGCCGCGTTACCTGGATCGGGGCGACCAAGTGCGCCGCCGCTCTACCTGGGCACGCAAGAAATTGTCATTCTGGCCCTACCTCTTGGCAGGTTGCGCGAGCTGGTACGGGTTCATGCAAGCGGGTCTGCACCCGGCCCTTGGATTGCTGCCCATTGTCCTGACAATCCCCCACGCAGACCGCGCTTTTGGCATATTCTCTGCCGCCGAGGTGCATTTGCACGATCTTTTGAACACCATCGAACATGCGTTGAAACACCCCGTCGAAATCATCCTTGGCCTCTTTGGCCTGGTGAACGCGGGCGTTGCATTCTCGGCAATGGGAGAGGCGACCTGGCTGGTTCTGGCGGGGCTATTGATCGGCAAACCGGCGGGGATTTTTCTGTTCGGCTGGTTGGCCGCAAAACCCCTTGGTCTGGGTCTGCCCAAGGGTATGCGGATGATCGACCTTGTTGTGATCGGTTGCGTGGCGGCCATTGGTTTCACCGTATCGCTCTTCGTGGCCTCCGTGGCGTTTGAGGCAGGTCCGGTGCAGGATGCGGCGAAGATGGGGGCATTGCTCTCCTTCGGGGCGGCGGCCATTTCCTTGGTCATGGGCAAGATCACACGGGTCCAGAAGCGTGCGCTTTGA
- a CDS encoding BamA/TamA family outer membrane protein has protein sequence MHFIKFTIVTLLCAYGGLANAQTASDGDVAPAAAEEAFNPNPIANLSARIGYNTDSGFVGGLGYATERFLGQDADFSMRIEAQESATRFNVAYSNDAVFGDSPRFGLTLSHSETTAGDVYGFASTATRLQPRLTWDLSERQRLSAYVSLSRNEVGTVDPTNSILIRNDEGQQQRYSLGATYQAALPIEGDGPLRRARFSFGLETGHTSRDHSFTIVTARATLVHSFSDGNIVVGSSVRLGHMATMEGTSNIGDRFVLGSSSLRGFAFGGFGPRDLAVANTPALGGTSYGIGRFDARFPNAFGEDSTLTPGVFLDVGSLWGLDDINGGVAGADPVDDAAHLRSSVGVSLRIDSGIGPFNLFLAMPLEERDYDQTQEFGISFSQSF, from the coding sequence ATGCATTTTATCAAATTTACTATTGTTACGCTTTTGTGCGCGTATGGGGGGCTGGCAAACGCGCAGACCGCGTCTGATGGGGACGTCGCGCCCGCTGCCGCAGAAGAGGCGTTCAACCCGAACCCGATTGCTAACCTGTCGGCTCGTATTGGCTACAACACCGATTCTGGTTTTGTTGGCGGGCTAGGTTATGCAACGGAACGGTTCTTGGGGCAGGATGCCGATTTCAGCATGCGGATCGAGGCGCAAGAAAGCGCGACCCGCTTCAACGTCGCCTATAGCAACGATGCGGTTTTTGGTGATTCGCCGCGGTTCGGCCTGACGCTGTCGCATTCTGAAACCACCGCCGGCGACGTCTATGGTTTCGCATCCACCGCGACGCGGCTGCAACCCCGGTTGACCTGGGACTTGTCCGAGCGTCAGCGCCTGTCGGCCTATGTTTCGTTGTCTCGCAACGAGGTGGGGACCGTTGATCCAACCAACTCCATTTTGATTCGCAACGACGAGGGGCAGCAACAGCGCTACTCACTAGGGGCGACCTATCAGGCTGCGTTGCCCATTGAAGGGGATGGTCCCCTGCGCCGGGCGCGGTTCAGCTTTGGGCTGGAAACAGGCCACACCAGCCGCGATCACAGCTTCACGATTGTCACCGCCCGCGCGACGTTGGTTCACTCGTTCTCGGATGGTAATATCGTCGTCGGCAGCTCGGTTCGGCTGGGACACATGGCCACGATGGAAGGCACATCCAACATCGGGGATCGCTTTGTGTTGGGCAGCAGCTCTCTGCGGGGGTTTGCGTTCGGCGGCTTCGGCCCGCGTGACCTTGCAGTTGCCAATACACCGGCTTTGGGCGGTACGTCCTATGGCATCGGCCGGTTTGACGCGCGTTTCCCCAATGCTTTCGGGGAGGATTCGACCCTGACGCCAGGCGTTTTCCTGGATGTCGGCAGCCTTTGGGGCTTGGACGATATCAACGGCGGCGTGGCTGGGGCGGACCCGGTGGATGACGCGGCTCATTTGCGCAGTTCTGTCGGCGTGTCGTTGCGAATCGACTCAGGCATCGGCCCGTTCAACCTGTTTCTGGCAATGCCGCTGGAAGAGCGTGACTACGACCAAACCCAGGAATTCGGTATTTCCTTCAGCCAGAGCTTCTAA